A genomic window from Exiguobacterium acetylicum DSM 20416 includes:
- the rho gene encoding transcription termination factor Rho, producing the protein MPTTDKKDKPERSYTLAQLSQLTLKELYEIAKTKNVPQYREARKRELMFKILKAQAESTGLYFLEGVLEVIPGNPQMQNDGGFGFLRPINYSQSSEDIYIAASQIRRFNLRNGDVVTGKVRPPKENERFQGLLSVEAVNGEAPDTARNRLFFPALTPIYPDRLMRLETEPRHLSVRVMDMIAPVGFGQRGLIVAPPKAGKTSLLKEIANSIQENHPDVELIILLIDERPEEVTDIERSVPGADVVSSTFDETPDNHVRISELVLERAMRLVEHKKDVVILMDSITRLTRAYNLTVPQSGRTLSGGIDPAAFHKPKRFFGAARNIEHGGSLTILATALVETGSRMDDVIYEEFKGTGNMELHLDRKLSERRIFPAIDIRKSGTRKEELLLPKEQLDALWTIRRTMNESNEFVDTFLRKIRDTKNNEEFFVELEKEKKKAVRRAPAKPRTVKKETPTEK; encoded by the coding sequence ATGCCAACAACTGATAAAAAAGATAAACCAGAACGTTCCTATACACTGGCTCAATTGAGTCAACTGACATTAAAAGAACTCTATGAAATCGCAAAGACAAAAAATGTCCCACAATACCGGGAAGCTCGTAAACGCGAGTTGATGTTCAAGATTCTAAAAGCACAGGCTGAATCGACTGGTCTTTATTTCCTCGAAGGGGTACTCGAAGTCATCCCTGGCAATCCACAAATGCAAAACGATGGTGGCTTTGGCTTCCTTCGTCCTATCAATTATTCCCAATCCTCTGAAGATATTTATATCGCAGCATCTCAAATCCGACGCTTTAATCTACGTAATGGTGATGTCGTCACAGGTAAAGTCCGTCCACCGAAGGAAAACGAACGGTTCCAAGGATTACTTAGCGTGGAAGCCGTTAACGGTGAAGCACCGGATACAGCCCGTAATCGTCTGTTCTTCCCGGCATTGACACCGATTTATCCGGATCGTTTGATGCGTCTAGAGACAGAGCCGCGCCATTTATCCGTTCGTGTCATGGATATGATTGCACCGGTTGGGTTTGGTCAACGTGGTTTGATCGTCGCACCACCAAAAGCAGGGAAGACATCACTCCTCAAAGAAATCGCGAACTCGATTCAAGAGAATCATCCGGATGTCGAACTGATTATTCTCTTGATTGATGAGCGACCTGAGGAAGTCACGGACATCGAGCGTTCAGTTCCGGGAGCAGATGTCGTCAGTTCGACGTTTGACGAAACACCAGACAATCACGTCCGGATTTCTGAGCTGGTCCTCGAGCGGGCGATGCGACTCGTCGAACACAAGAAGGATGTCGTCATCTTGATGGATTCGATCACGCGTCTGACACGGGCCTATAACTTAACGGTGCCGCAAAGCGGACGAACGCTCTCAGGCGGGATCGACCCAGCTGCATTCCATAAACCAAAACGGTTCTTTGGTGCGGCGCGAAACATCGAGCACGGTGGTAGTTTAACGATTCTTGCGACGGCGCTTGTCGAGACGGGATCGCGCATGGATGACGTCATCTATGAAGAATTCAAAGGAACTGGCAACATGGAACTGCATCTTGATCGGAAGTTGTCAGAGCGTCGAATCTTCCCAGCGATTGACATCCGAAAATCGGGTACGCGGAAGGAAGAACTGTTGCTTCCAAAAGAGCAGCTCGATGCGCTCTGGACGATTCGCCGGACGATGAACGAGTCGAACGAGTTCGTCGATACGTTCCTGCGTAAGATTCGTGACACGAAAAACAATGAAGAATTTTTCGTTGAACTCGAGAAAGAAAAGAAGAAGGCGGTCCGACGCGCACCAGCAAAACCGCGTACCGTCAAGAAGGAAACACCGACCGAAAAATAA
- a CDS encoding C40 family peptidase, with the protein MKRFLASIATAALVVSGFTSVGTGKVEAATVTKVKITDNGLRVRTAPSTKASIVGKVNAGQVFTYKGKSGSWTKISYGGKTRYVYSQYTKTYKSSSSAKKSTSSSSKRTKILSEAAKHKGTPYVWGGTTTRGFDCSGFTSYVYKKAAGKTLPRTSSSQYSSSKKVSVSKVQPGDLVFFSHGSGIQHVGIATSKSSMVNSETGGVKYSSFKSGYWGSRLVGAGSYL; encoded by the coding sequence ATGAAACGTTTTCTAGCATCGATCGCGACGGCAGCCTTAGTGGTTTCAGGTTTTACATCAGTGGGTACAGGTAAAGTTGAAGCAGCGACAGTCACGAAAGTCAAGATCACGGACAACGGTCTTCGTGTTCGGACAGCACCTTCTACGAAAGCAAGCATCGTCGGGAAAGTCAACGCTGGTCAAGTCTTTACATACAAAGGCAAATCAGGCAGCTGGACAAAAATCTCATACGGCGGTAAAACACGCTATGTCTACTCACAGTACACAAAGACATACAAATCATCTTCTAGCGCTAAAAAATCAACGAGCTCTTCTTCTAAACGGACGAAAATCCTGAGCGAAGCAGCAAAACATAAAGGTACACCTTATGTATGGGGCGGAACGACGACTCGTGGATTCGACTGCTCTGGTTTCACAAGCTACGTGTACAAGAAAGCGGCTGGTAAAACATTGCCACGTACGTCTTCTTCACAATATTCTTCTTCTAAGAAAGTCAGTGTTTCAAAAGTACAACCAGGAGATCTTGTCTTCTTCTCACACGGTAGCGGCATTCAGCACGTTGGGATCGCAACAAGCAAGTCAAGCATGGTCAACTCAGAAACAGGTGGCGTTAAATACTCAAGCTTCAAATCAGGGTACTGGGGTTCACGCCTTGTCGGCGCAGGATCTTACCTATAA
- a CDS encoding SDR family NAD(P)-dependent oxidoreductase: MHVLITGASRGLGREFAYLHARQGDHVLLVGRDATALFETKFHVERLGGTATVFPYDLTKRTHRLALFRATEHIPVDCVINNAGIGVFGSFLETSFEDESRMIALNIEALTHVTKVYASRMKEQGIKGRIVHLASTAAFEGGPWLSVYYATKAYVLHFSEGLTEELAADGIQVSVVCPGATHTGFESAANLEQSRLFLRPGVMDAPTVARIAYRGYMKGKTFIVPGFGNAWYIFSTRFLPRRYVTRQAGEVQRPR, translated from the coding sequence ATGCATGTCTTAATCACAGGTGCTTCAAGAGGTCTTGGTCGTGAATTCGCTTATCTGCATGCACGACAAGGGGATCACGTCCTGCTCGTCGGACGCGATGCGACAGCACTCTTCGAAACGAAGTTCCATGTCGAGCGACTCGGTGGAACGGCAACCGTCTTTCCGTATGACTTAACGAAGCGGACGCATCGTCTTGCACTGTTTCGGGCAACGGAACACATTCCGGTCGACTGCGTCATCAACAATGCTGGAATCGGCGTCTTCGGTTCCTTCCTTGAGACCTCGTTTGAAGACGAGTCTCGAATGATTGCTTTGAACATCGAAGCATTAACACACGTAACGAAGGTCTATGCCTCTCGCATGAAAGAACAGGGAATCAAAGGACGGATCGTCCATCTCGCTTCAACGGCTGCATTTGAAGGTGGTCCATGGCTGAGTGTCTACTACGCGACGAAAGCCTACGTCCTTCATTTCTCGGAAGGATTAACGGAAGAGCTTGCAGCAGACGGGATTCAAGTCAGCGTCGTCTGTCCGGGCGCGACACATACCGGTTTCGAATCAGCAGCAAACCTTGAACAATCTCGGCTGTTCTTGCGACCGGGAGTCATGGATGCTCCGACGGTTGCGCGTATTGCCTACCGCGGCTATATGAAGGGGAAAACGTTCATCGTTCCTGGCTTCGGGAATGCCTGGTATATCTTTTCGACACGTTTTCTACCGCGTCGGTACGTCACCCGACAAGCAGGAGAAGTCCAGCGTCCGCGGTGA
- the glpX gene encoding class II fructose-bisphosphatase produces MERSLSMELVRVTEAAALASARWMGKGLKNEADDAATSAMRDVFDTIPMKGTVVIGEGEMDEAPMLYIGEKLGNGYGPRLDVAVDPLEGTNIVAKGTWGALAVLAVADAGDLLHAPDMYMDKIAVGPEAAGHISLDATIEENIAAVAKAKNKEIEDVVVSILDRERHEEIIQRIRATGARIRLIGDGDVAAAINTAFPHTGIDILLGSGGAPEGVLAAVALKCLGGELQGRLLPADEAEVERCKKMGIEDPSKILMMDDLVAGDDCIFAATGVTDSELMKGVQFTAQGGQTHSVVMRAKSGTVRFVEGIHSFKKKPKLVIK; encoded by the coding sequence ATGGAGAGAAGTCTATCAATGGAACTTGTACGCGTCACGGAGGCAGCAGCGCTTGCCTCTGCGCGTTGGATGGGAAAAGGATTGAAGAATGAAGCGGATGACGCGGCAACAAGCGCAATGCGTGACGTCTTCGATACGATTCCGATGAAAGGAACCGTCGTTATCGGGGAAGGCGAGATGGATGAAGCACCAATGCTTTACATTGGAGAAAAGCTAGGAAATGGGTATGGACCACGACTCGACGTCGCTGTCGATCCGCTTGAAGGAACGAACATCGTCGCAAAAGGAACATGGGGCGCACTTGCTGTCCTCGCTGTCGCGGATGCAGGCGATTTGCTTCACGCACCGGATATGTACATGGATAAGATCGCAGTCGGTCCGGAAGCGGCAGGGCATATCAGTCTGGATGCGACGATCGAAGAAAACATCGCGGCAGTCGCGAAGGCGAAGAACAAGGAAATCGAAGACGTCGTCGTCTCGATCCTTGATCGTGAACGTCATGAAGAGATCATTCAACGAATTCGGGCAACAGGGGCGCGGATTCGCTTGATTGGTGACGGTGACGTCGCTGCTGCGATCAATACGGCATTCCCGCACACAGGGATCGATATCTTACTCGGTTCAGGTGGTGCACCGGAAGGCGTTCTTGCTGCCGTTGCCTTGAAATGTCTCGGTGGTGAGCTCCAAGGACGCTTGTTACCAGCAGACGAGGCAGAAGTCGAGCGGTGCAAGAAGATGGGCATTGAAGATCCATCGAAGATCCTCATGATGGACGACCTCGTTGCCGGAGATGACTGTATCTTTGCTGCGACAGGCGTCACGGACAGTGAATTGATGAAAGGTGTTCAGTTCACGGCGCAAGGCGGTCAGACACACTCTGTCGTCATGCGCGCGAAATCTGGAACGGTTCGCTTTGTCGAGGGTATCCACTCGTTCAAGAAGAAACCGAAGCTTGTCATTAAGTAA